A window of the Theileria parva strain Muguga chromosome 2, complete sequence, whole genome shotgun sequence genome harbors these coding sequences:
- the ndk gene encoding Nucleoside diphosphate kinase, which produces MDERTFVMVKPDGVHRNLVGEVLKRFELKGLKLVAAKFMMPSRELVEKHYSAHEGKPFFEELVNFVTQGPVFCTAWEGPNAVKVGRTLLGVTNPVESLPGTLRGDFGLTLSKNLVHASSSLEDSVTECNLWFKPDEFVSWTPNTHKWVL; this is translated from the exons ATGGACGAGAGAACGTTTGTGATGGTGAAGCCGGACGGTGTTCACAGGAACTTGGTAGGTGAGGTTTTAAAGCGTTTTGAGCTCAAGGGTTTGAAGTTAGTAGCCGCCAAGTTCATGATGCCATCACGGGAATTAGTAGAAAAACACTACTCAGCACATGAAGGGAAACCGTTCTTCGAAGAACTGGTGAATTTTGTAACACAAGGACCCGTCTTCTGCACAGCCTGGGAAGGACCAAACGCAGTCAAAGTCGGCCGAACTCTTCTAG GGGTAACGAATCCTGTGGAAAGTTTGCCGGGTACGTTGAGGGGTGATTTCGGGTTAACGTTGAGTAAGAATTTGGTGCATGCGAGTAGTAGTTTGGAGGACTCTGTGACCGAGTGTAATCTCTGGTTTAAACCTGACGAGTTTGTATCCTGGACTCCAAACACACACAAATGGGTTCTCTAA
- the srpr gene encoding signal recognition particle receptor subunit alpha — MIDSVALISRGGLVIWTFSPDQGSNVFITNNKCSNINQLIRDIILQEKGGDKYACLDGVHFRWNLINSLDATLFISYKGIQNTNVLVELLNACSKAIVTRLETEYAIRNNVNWFLNPIQFNFDHDFKRILINSNSNSNTNSNTNSVPQNVESGTSRTTTPVKDINTNNTNTISGRKDKKMRQWDVKTNVTKKDMDELDYSDKSEPQTTLTTNSTLKPSNSTIKFTNSTMKFTNSTRMKPTNTSDTTNTIFKSLLNSVKSVFKRGNVKSVGKSPELLDKFTTLVLKYSGNMMITEESLVTPISILTDKLRSKNVAGDICEMIGRSIVTHLVGKRTESLRSLSSTVRTALESSVRRILTPKDPINLIKQVKHTVANGGIYSIVFLGVNGVGKSTSLAKVAYLLKSNGFKVLVVACDTFRSGAVEQLKTHTTNLGLHLFERGYGKDPAQIAKEGIKHAVNNQFDVVLIDTAGRMQDNEPLMAALTKLIVVNNPNLIIFVGEALVGNDAVDQLKKFNLAIGKGTDRTIDALLLTKFDTVDDKVGAALSMVYITGKPILFVGNGQTYSDLQPLNIELITQFLLT, encoded by the exons ATGATCGATTCTGTAGCGTTGATATCGAGGGGAGGACTTGTAATTTGGACCTTTAGCCCTGACCAGGGCTCCAACGTCTTCATCACAAATAACAAATGCTCCAACATCAACCAACTCATCCGCGACATCATTCttcaa GAGAAGGGAGGGGATAAGTATGCTTGTTTGGACGGAGTACACTTCAGGTGGAATTTAATCAACTCTCTCGACGCCACTCTTTTCATATCCTacaag GGAATTCAGAACACGAATGTGTTGGTTGAGTTACTGAACGCCTGTTCCAAGGCGATTGTAACAAGGCTTGAGACGGAATATGCCATACGGAATAATGTCAACTGGTTCCTCAATCCCATACAATTCAATTTCGACCATGATTTCAAACGCATACTCATTAACTCCAACTCTAACTCCAACACTAACTCTAACACTAACTCTGTACCTCAGAATGTGGAGAGTGGAACAAGTAGAACCACTACGCCCGTCAAAGAcattaatactaataataccAACACTATTAGTGGTAGAAAGGATAAGAAGATGAGGCAATGGGATGTGAAGACGAATGTCACGAAAAAGGACATGGACGAGCTGGACTATTCCGATAAATCTGAACCACAAACCACTCTTACTACAAATAGTACTCTGAAACCCTCAAACAGtactattaaatttacaaatagtACTatgaaatttacaaatagtACGCGTATGAAACCTACAAACACCTCTGATACAACTAatacaatatttaaatcaCTGTTAAACAGTGTAAAATCTGTGTTTAAGCGTGGGAATGTCAAATCTGTCGGTAAGAGCCCGGAGTTACTGGACAAGTTTACGACGTTAGTGCTGAAGTATTCTGGTAACATGATGATCACCGAGGAGTCGTTAGTGACTCCGATAAGCATTTTAACGGATAAACTCCGATCCAAAAACGTTGCTGGTGACATTTGTGAGATGATTGGCCGTTCAATAGTGACACACCTGGTGGGTAAGAGGACTGAGTCTCTAAGGTCACTTTCCAGCACTGTCCGAACAGCCCTGGAATCATCCGTAAGACGGATACTAACCCCCAAAGATCCAATTAACCTGATTAAACAGGTTAAACACACTGTTGCTAATGGTGGAATATATTCGATAGTATTCCTCGGGGTGAATGGCGTGGGGAAATCAACTTCACTGGCGAAAGTTGCGTATTTGCTAAAGAGTAACGGGTTTAAAGTGCTGGTAGTAGCGTGTGACACGTTCAGATCCGGCGCTGTGGAACAGTTGAAGACACATACTACGAACCTGGGCCTCCACCTGTTTGAGCGTGGGTACGGCAAAGACCCGGCGCAAATAGCCAAAGAAGGCATTAAACACGCCGTTAATAACCAATTTGACGTTGTATTAATTGATACCGCGGGCCGGATGCAAGATAACGAACCCCTCATGGCGGCCTTAACCAAGCTTATTGTTGTGAATAATCCTAACCTCATCATATTTGTTGGCGAAGCGCTGGTGGGAAATGATGCTGTGGACCAGTTGAAGAAGTTTAATTTGGCCATTGGAAAGGGCACAGACCGCACCATTGATGCGCTGCTGTTGACTAAATTTGACACTGTAGATGATAAAGTCGGTGCAGCACTTTCAATGGTTTATATCACAGGGAAACCAATACTATTCGTAGGAAACGGACAGACATACTCTGATCTACAGCCACTCAACATTGAACTTATTACCCAGTTTCTACTCACATAA
- a CDS encoding SEP domain protein — protein sequence MIKKLIKLFLVQLLIVSGMDNERGSNDSMIDLKDLTTIDPNVPVYEQIIVPEHVELLYVSSKNPTKTTDTTTATATAHTPVSTSTDVKTNVQDKAFEGVIIPNAKMKVERPIEAMDEMKHVINLYLDGFTFDNGPFKTLSDPVNDLFILYVKSGKPPPELPHDINLQLIHHNTNYSRINSDMAAGTPSSISRTGTGVNINPGLRIKSCLQDDTTNLRIKLITGDIITLTVSQDATIRSLKQFIKKYVSNLKQVNKNNTTGGSLKGSTMHEEPRLFYLFPQEKLNFDDSTTLKEANILNWTVSSGSTDDVEDQTRGRGRRMVLTIQVVEPFAMFRTPRSGTNLRSTIPSDDNVPEQDEVTFLTIPAEVTVTRRALDNTATRPIQDTATGPIQDTATRPDEITITRTTQDTATRPDEDKSDELTEVKTDVTKATQETSVTIPSEDSSNEPTEVKTDEKTDESTDEKTDVKTEELTDRVDEVKIQVEDVEGASGKDDKSR from the exons atgattaaaaaaCTCATTAAACTTTTCTTAGTCCAATTGTTAATTGTCAGTGGCATGGACAATG AGAGAGGTTCGAATGATTCAATGATTGatttaaaagatttaaCAACAATAGATCCAAACG TGCCAGTGTATGAGCAAATAATTGTTCCTGAACATGTTGAACTACTCTACGTTAGTAGTAAAAATCCCACTAAAACTACCGACACTACTACTGCCACTGCTACAGCTCACACACCTGTAAGCACATCAACTGACGTGAAAACGAATGTTCAAGATAAAGCGTTTGAAGGAGTGATTATACCGAATGCGAAAATGAAGGTAGAACGACCGATAGAAGCCATGGATGAGATGAAACATgtgattaatttatatctGGATGGGTTTACCTTTGACAATGGACCGTTCAAAACCTTGTCAGACCCCGTAAATGACctttttatactatacGTCAAGAGTGGTAAACCACCACCTGAACTACCACATGACATTAACCTACAACTGATTCATCATAATACCAATTACTCCCGGATTAACAGTGATATGGCTGCTGGTACTCCCAGTAGTATAAGTAGAACTGGTACTGGTGTGAATATTAATCCTGGACTGAGGATAAAATCTTGTTTACAGGATGATACTACGAATTTGAGGATTAAGTTAATTACAGGTGATATAATTACCTTGACAGTCTCACAAGACGCCACCATCCGTTCGCTCAAACAATTCATCAAAAAATACGTCAGCAATCTCAAACAGGTTAACAAGAACAACACTACTGGCGGTAGTCTCAAGGGTAGTACTATGCATGAAGAGCCGAGATTATTCTATCTATTTCCACAGGAAAAGTTGAATTTTGATGACTCTACAACACTAAAAGAGGCCAATATTCTCAACT GGACTGTATCGAGTGGATCAACTGACGATGTGGAGGATCAGACGAGAGGCCGTGGTAGAAGAATGGTGTTAACAA TCCAGGTTGTTGAGCCATTTGCCATGTTTAGAACTCCACGATCCGGCACTAACTTACGTAGCACTATACCAAGTGACGACAATGTGCCTGAGCAAGATGAAGTCACTTTTCTGACCATACCAGCTGAAGTCACTGTAACCAGAAGAGCTCTGGACAATACTGCTACCAGACCAATTCAGGACACTGCTACTGGACCAATTCAGGACACTGCAACCAGACCAGATGAAATTACCATAACTAGAACAACTCAGGACACTGCAACCAGACCAGATGAAGATAAATCTGATGAACTCACAGAAGTTAAAACTGATGTAACCAAGGCAACCCAGGAAACCAGTGTCACAATACCAAGTGAAGACTCTTCAAATGAACCAACAGAAGTTAAAACTGATGAGAAAACAGATGAATCAACAGATGAGAAAACAGATGTGAAAACTGAGGAATTAACTGATAGAGTTGATGAGGTGAAGATTCAGGTTGAGGATGTGGAAGGAGCAAGTGGTAAAGATGACAAGAGCCGTTAA
- a CDS encoding putative integral membrane protein → MRITFIRYAKKATSQPLNKPINNPMTNPMTNPMTNTMNNPMTNPMTNSMTNPMNNSMSNTMNNSMTNPMTGLAPEPVSRYEKYSPLATPFHVEGIWRAPRAQGFTKEQFDRAYPESYKKMKIGLPKPGTFAADYIDPKFDEISPLVWTCILMGPFILWALYEFKEEHFPSKDKHH, encoded by the coding sequence ATGAGAATTACATTTATACGTTACGCCAAGAAGGCTACTTCACAACCTCTCAATAAACCCATCAACAATCCTATGACCAATCCTATGACCAATCCTATGACCAATACTATGAACAATCCTATGACCAATCCTATGACCAATTCTATGACCAATCCTATGAATAATTCTATGAGTAATACTATGAACAATTCTATGACCAATCCCATGACTGGGTTAGCTCCTGAGCCTGTTTCTAGATATGAGAAATATTCGCCATTGGCGACTCCGTTTCATGTTGAAGGTATTTGGAGAGCTCCAAGAGCTCAGGGATTTACGAAGGAGCAGTTTGACAGGGCGTATCCGGAGTCTTAcaagaaaatgaaaatcGGACTACCAAAGCCTGGAACATTTGCCGCAGACTACATTGACCCGaaatttgatgaaattTCACCACTCGTGTGGACTTGTATTCTCATGGGACCGTTCATACTCTGGGCACTCTACGAATTCAAAGAGGAACACTTTCCGTCCAAAGATAAACATCACTAA
- the tma22 gene encoding Translation initiation factor SUI1 family protein, giving the protein MEEDNSESDESKSLPDETKSSNGHPLVPLKVEYCRFCSMPYDFCDFGDKWETGVCFKECSSRYPEIFPLEMMALDGLGFSTLTVKTKKKAPKQAPQEIFIQKSARTKRKVITSVTGLHLFGVKLEQAAKLFSKHFATGANVIKGTPGQSDRIDIQGDVEDPIVELLLTNYPAITEEKITKLQPKMK; this is encoded by the exons ATGGAGGAAGATAACTCTGAGTCTGACGAGTCGAAATCTCTTCCTGATGAGACAAAATCATCAAATGGGCACCCGCTAGTGCCTCTTAAAGTTGAATACTGCCGATTCTGCTCAATGCCTTACGACTTTTGTGACTTTGGAGATAAGTGGGAGACGGGCGTATGCTTCAAGGAGTGCAGTTCCAGATACCCTGAGATCTTTCCCCTGGAAATGATGGCTCTGGACGGGCTTGGCTTCAGTACTCTCACTGTTAAAACCAAGAAAAAAGCGCCAAAACAAGCGCCACAGGAAATTTTCATACAGAAATCCGCCAGAACTAAACGGAAAGTCATCACCTCCGTCACAGGATTACATCTCTTCG GAGTGAAATTGGAGCAGGCGGCTAAGTTATTTTCAAAGCATTTTGCGACGGGAGCGAATGTGATTAAGGGCACTCCAGGCCAGTCTGACCGTATAGACATTCAG GGCGACGTTGAGGATCCCATCGTGGAACTCCTGTTAACTAATTACCCCGCCATTACTGAGGAGAAAATCACCAAACTACAACCCAAAATGAAGTAA
- the AFG3L2 gene encoding Peptidase family M41 family protein has product MVHPCPSHGNVLMYSISSKILKRFPLNLVRFSKNPYLIFSPKLHRLLFCRNCHTLNQNYLTNCFNTVHNVNDIKRLFTTQSNPDPNNPTKSLSNKLNKEVDDTKDELKSERKEELKDNSETEKRREKIFNLSDFKKSYNKDKNDDDSKDDPKSKYYRFFDLSTLFVVGLGLIILLELVDTNVLINEITFQEFISKYFIKGYVDRIQVVNKDFCRCYISDLSPIKTPKYITFRLGTIDSFEQKIDDIQVKLASMGLHPQNYIPIHYVNEVNLLAEFKKTTPFLLVMLLTAIGLRKISIKGPPNMDRFLKLGKATPLEGKDLKVNVKFSDVAGMREAKYEISEFVDFLRSPKTYESYGAKIPKGVLLCGPPGTGKTLLAKAVAGEANVPFYSMSGSDFIEVFVGIGPSRVRDLFDKARKNAPSIIFIDEIDAIGRKRSKTGFTAGSSDERENTLNQLLVEMDGFKSTSGVIVLAGTNRADILDPALTRPGRFDRTVNISRPDLEERYEIFKVHLRPIKINPKSVNQSVTTDTPGDSNVDKTVETVTTDNTKDNPADNPVNNTADNTVDNPVNNTVDNPVNNTVDNPVNNTVDNTADNPVNNPVNNSVDNTVNSSDVVDVFARKLAALTPNFVGAEIANVCNEAAIQAARRKSSNGVEMVDFDNAIERVMAGMKKSGDILTPQQKLAVAYHEVGHALVGWFLEHADPVLKVSIVPRSSGALGFAQQMPDDSMLFTRDALLDKIAVILGGRAAEDIFIGKITTGATDDLSKVTKMCYAFVSQWGMNKELGLVSFQRDNTDDPNFYRNYSETTAQLIDQQVRTIIEDQYLRVKNMLLGKAELVHKLSKLLYDKETITYHDIVQCVGEREFPMKDRYKPYIQTNKDN; this is encoded by the exons ATGGTTCACCCCTGCCCTTCACACGGCAATGTTTTAATGTACTCAATTTCctccaaaattttaaagcGATTCCCCCTTAATTTGGTCagattttctaaaaatcCTTACCTTATCTTCTCACCCAAATTACATCGCCTTCTCTTTTGCCGCAATTGCCATACTCTTAACCAAAACTATCTCACCAATTGTTTTAACACTGTTCACAATGTTAATGATATTAAAAGACTATTTACAACTCAATCGAATCCCGATCCAAACAATCCAACTAAAAGTTTGAgtaataaactaaataaagaAGTAGATGATACAAAAGACGAGTTAAAAAGTGAGAGAAAAGAGGAACTAAAAGATAATTCTGAGACTGAGAAAAGGCGTGAGAagatatttaatttatcgGATTTTAAGAAGAGTTATAACaaggataaaaatgacGACGATTCAAAGGATGACCCAAAGTCGAAATATTATCGTTTTTTTGACTTATCAACGTTATTTGTGGTAGGACTTGGCCTTATTATCCTCCTGGAACTGGTTGACACAAATGTTTTGATTAATGAAATTACATTTCAGGAGTTCATCTCAAAATACTTTATCAAGGGTTACGTTGACCGGATTCAGGTGGTTAATAAGGATTTCTGCCGCTGTTACATCTCGGATCTTTCACCCATTAAAACACCCAAATACATCACCTTCAGACTCGGAACTATCGACTCTTTCGAACAAAAAATCGATGATATACaggtaaaatta GCCTCGATGGGTTTACATCCCCAGAATTACATCCCGATACATTACGTGAATGAGGTGAATTTACTGGCAGAATTCAAGAAAACAACACCATTTCTCCTTGTAATGCTACTAACCGCAATTGGACTCAGGAAAATTAGTATCAAGGGCCCCCCAAACATGGACCGGTTCCTCAAATTGGGTAAAGCCACACCTCTAGAAGGAAAAGACCTCAAA GTGAATGTGAAGTTTTCGGATGTGGCTGGGATGCGTGAGGCGAAGTATGAGATATCGGAATTTGTTGATTTTTTACGTTCCCCGAAGACGTATGAGTCTTACGGAGCTAAGATCCCCAAGGGCGTTTTACTCTGTGGCCCTCCGGGCACAGGGAAAACTTTACTGGCAAAGGCAGTGGCTGGTGAGGCTAATGTGCCATTTTACTCCATGAGTGGAAGTGATTTCATAGAAGTTTTCGTCGGAATTGGCCCGTCAAGAGTTCGCGATTTATTTGATAAGGCTAGAAAAAACGCGCCgtcaattattttcattgaTGAAATCGACGCGATTGGGAGGAAAAGATCAAAGACAGGCTTCACCGCAGGGTCTAGCGATGAACGGGAGAATACACTGAACCAGTTACTGGTGGAGATGGACGGGTTCAAGAGCACTTCAGGAGTGATAGTACTGGCCGGTACTAACAGAGCTGATATTCTCGATCCAGCACTGACAAGACCTGGCCGCTTTGACCGCACAGTCAACATCTCAAGACCTGACCTAGAAGAACGCTATGAAATTTTCAAAGTACACTTAAGACCCATTAAAATCAATCCCAAATCTGTAAATCAGAGTGTGACCACAGATACTCCTGGGGATAGTAATGTGGATAAGACTGTAGAAACTGTTACCACTGATAACACTAAGGATAACCCTGCTGACAACcctgtaaataatactgCAGATAATACTGTAGATAACCCTGTGAACAACACTGTAGATAACCCTGTGAACAACACTGTAGATAACCCTGTGAACAACACTGTAGACAATACTGCAGACAACCCTGTGAATAACCCTGTGAATAATTCCGTagataatactgttaacagTTCCGATGTTGTGGATGTGTTTGCTCGAAAGTTGGCTGCGTTGACTCCGAATTTTGTTGGTGCAGAGATAGCGAATGTGTGTAACGAGGCTGCGATCCAGGCAGCACGTCGTAAGTCATCAAATGGTGTGGAAATGGTCGACTTTGACAACGCCATTGAACGAGTAATGGCCGGCATGAAGAAGTCGGGAGATATCCTCACACCTCAGCAGAAATTAGCCGTGGCGTATCATGAAGTTGGACATGCACTTGTGGGCTGGTTCCTGGAGCATGCAGATCCCGTGCTGAAAGTGTCAATAGTGCCGAGATCTTCAGGAGCGCTAGGGTTTGCTCAGCAAATGCCTGACGACTCGATGTTATTTACCAGAGACGCTCTTCTGGATAAAATAGCTGTAATCCTGGGCGGTAGAGCTGCGGAGGATATTTTTATAGGTAAAATCACAACAGGCGCTACTGACGACCTCAGTAAGGTAACGAAAATGTGTTACGCCTTCGTTTCACAGTGGGGAATGAATAAGGAACTGGGCCTGGTATCATTTCAAAGGGATAACACGGATGATCCCAATTTCTATCGTAACTACTCTGAGACTACGGCACAGCTCATTGATCAGCAGGTGAGAACAATCATCGAGGACCAGTACCTGAGGGTTAAAAATATGCTACTGGGAAAGGCAGAACTGGTACATAAACTgtccaaattattatacgATAAAGAGACTATAACTTATCACGATATTGTTCAATGTGTTGGAGAACGAGAATTCCCAATGAAAGATCGCTATAAACCTTATATACAAACcaataaagataattaa
- the ddx55 gene encoding DEAD/DEAH box helicase family protein: MKKLTAKTNSNSGENTKNEPESDPSPLESDFSSLDLGEEILKWLNHKNFKRMTKVQSLCLKQFLKRENDVLVQSCTGSGKTLCFLIPILNSFLHDTNFEFEHLLDVFSLIILPTRELSIQIFDIITDFLKFTHCHTTSTSDSANNSVDISVNNSDKSLRNVYRIMEKNVYNILLIGGTSVEVELRNMKKACEKTFVKSLVVGTPGRLRHVMDLLSHEFVWTFRNLRFLILDEADRLLEMGFQNDLSNILTHLPKQRQTGLFSATLNTGIQNLSKLCLHNHIHINTDSTDGINTVDSVSLINSVTGDSVNKTYTIPKGLNNYYLILSMEEKLSFVLAFLEYLKGTNSTKIVIFFLSCDLVNYFHHILSNLMRNGGTSSGSTDDSTNTNTTVRTMNILKIHRKMTSKKRNKSINMFKSGTTDSINVLLCTDVFSRGIDVPGIDWILQFDPPQDPNFYLHRIGRAGRAETPGNALLLLTETEESYIQFQHNRKITLQPLPSNLLNSVKNMPNSVNPTGLPYGQGSTVELDTKVEGDRSYLSYLMENPVEKPVLLWAKTALILSYLRLLNSRDRELLLLSSRAFVSYTRAYSEHSLKYIFEKQKLDYGALATSLGVLRIPRVKEILGRKIEHFVQSTINPKDVPYLDPEKEADRLKQIEQLNNSELRSDKPSKLDKNKLKKQNKDNSKGKEKVKRTRTMKREAKRRIEFDEWNEFRKEEALVKKLKKKGFNQKDIENLNNDECEFGEDLELEVESSKRWILRGKKRNKRKKH; this comes from the exons atgaaaaaattaactgCAAAAACTAACTCCAATTCTGGagaaaatactaaaaatgaGCCGGAATCTGATCCTTCACCACTGGAATCCGATTTCTCATCTCTTGATTTGGGTGAAGAAATTCTAAAATGGCTCAATCACAAGAACTTTAAGCGTATGACAAAAGTCCAATCACTGTGTTTAAAACAGTTTTTGAAGAGGGAAAATGATGTTTTAGTCCAATCCTGTACCGGATCAGGTAAAACCCTTTGCTTCCTAATTCCTATCCTAAACTCTTTTTTACATGATACAAATTTTGAATTTGAACACCTGCTGGACGTGTTCtcattaattattttacccaCACGTGAGTTGTCAATACAAATTTTTGATATCATCACTGATTTTCTCAAATTCACACACTGTCACACGACGAGTACATCCGACTCAGCTAATAATTCAGTTGATATTTCAGTTAATAATTCAGATAAGTCACTACGTAATGTGTACAGAATAATGGAAaagaatgtgtataatatattattgattGGTGGAACATCAGTGGAGGTTGAGCTAAGGAATATGAAAAAAGCGTGTGAGAAAACATTTGTAAAGAGTTTAGTAGTTGGAACTCCTGGCAGATTAAGACATGTGATGGACTTGTTATCACATGAGTTTGTTTGGACTTTTAGGAATTTAAGGTTCCTGATCCTTGACGAGGCCGATAGGTTACTTGAAATGGGATTCCAAAATGATTTAAGTAATATCTTAACGCATTTACCTAAACAAAGACAAACTGGACTCTTTTCAGCTACTTTAAATACGGGAATCCAGAACCTCTCCAAACTCTGTCTACACAATCATATACACATCAACACTGATTCCACTGATGGTATTAACACAGTTGACAGTGTAAGCTtaattaatagtgttaCTGGCGATAGTGTGAATAAAACGTATACAATACCTAAGGGgttgaataattattatttgataTTGTCGATGGAGGAGAAGTTGAGTTTTGTGTTGGCATTTTTGGAGTATTTAAAAGGGACAAATTCGACTAAAATTGTCATTTTTTTCCTTTCTTGCGATTTAgtcaattattttcatcacATTTTATCCAATCTCATGCGTAACGGGGGGACCAGTTCCGGATCCACTGATGACTCCACTAACACCAATACTACTGTTAGAACCATGAACATTCTGAAGATACATAGAAAAATGACGAGTAAAAAGAGGAATAAAAGTATTAATATGTTTAAATCTGGTACAACGGATTctataaatgtgttattgtGTACTGATGTCTTTTCGAGAGGAATTGATGTGCCGGGGATTGATTGGATTTTACAGTTTGATCCTCCTCAGGATCCgaatttttatcttcatAGGATTGGCAGAGCCGGAAGAGCTGAAACTCCCGGTAACGCATTACTCTTACTCACTGAAACTGAAGAATCTTACATACAGTTTCAACATAACCGGAAAATCACACTACAACCCCTGCCATCCAACTTACTCAATTCTGTTAAAAATATGCCAAATAGTGTTAATCCCACTGGATTACCCTACGGACAGGGTAGCACAGTAGAACTAGACACAAAGGTTGAAGGTGATAGGAGTTACTTATCATATTTAATGGAGAATCCAGTAGAAAAACCGGTACTTTTGTGGGCTAAAACGgcattaatattatcatatttaagACTTTTAAACTCCAGA GACAGAgaattattactattatctTCAAGAGCTTTTGTATCATATACCAGAGCATATTCAGAACATTCCCTAAAGtatatttttgaaaaacag AAATTAGATTACGGAGCACTCGCAACTTCACTCGGCGTTTTAAGAATTCCAAGAGTTAAAGAAATTCTAG GAAGGAAGATAGAGCATTTTGTGCAATCTACGATAAATCCTAAAGACGTGCCGTATCTCGACCCAGAAAAAGAAGCCGACAGATTAAAACAAATTGAACAACTGAACAATAGCGAACTGCGTTCTGATAAACCTAGCAAActagataaaaataaactgaAGAAACAGAACAAAGATAACTCCAAGGGAAAGGAAAAGGTTAAGAGGACGAGAACAATGAAAAGAGAAGCtaaaag AAGGATTGAATTTGATGAATGGAACGAGTTCAGGAAGGAAGAAGCACTAGTAAAAAAGCTCAAAAAGAAAGGATTCAACCAAAAAGATAtcgaaaatttaaacaac GATGAATGTGAGTTTGGAGAGGACTTGGAATTGGAGGTGGAAAGCTCAAAACGTTGGATTCTCAGAGGGAAAAAGAGaaataaaagaaaaaagcattaa
- the UBA5 gene encoding ThiF family protein, translated as MSNLKDDPSSRLKALEKMGVVEDFDRIHSCTVAIVGVGGVGAVVAEMLTRCGIGKLILFDYDDIELANMNRLFYTPKQLGLPKVEAAKETLNVINKNVLIDPINCNICRDYELFYDKIVHGSLTGAQVDLVLSCVDNYAARVTINKACCKADQVWMNSGVSENATSGQIQTCVPGVTACFLCAPPYIVATKGDESKIKRADVCTASLPTTMGVVAGLLAHNALKYLLKFGEVTKFLSYNSLQDFFPTYSLSYTPDCSEKYCVQRQKEKIHLVNYNNELNQLNECKNCEETKGEVVHQDNEFEIQVLDAKSFEEVEPTTAEPASNHVTNKLSLTELRKQLLCASVSKNT; from the exons ATGTCTAATTTAAAGGATGACCCGTCGTCCAGGTTAAAGGCGCTGGAGAAGATGGGCGTCGTCGAGGATTTCGACCGAATCCACTCGTGTACAGTTGCCATTGTTGGCGTCGGCGGAGTAGGCGCAGTAGTTGCGGAAATGCTCACGAGGTGCGGAATCGGGAAACTTATCCTCTTCGACTACGACGACATCGAACTCGCCAACATGAATCGTCTCTTTTACACGCCAAAACAACTTGGATTACCCAAAGTCGAG GCTGCAAAGGAGACGTTGAatgtaattaataaaaatgtgttaattgACCCGATTAACTGTAACATATGTCGAGATTACGAGTTATTTTATGACAAAATTGTCCACGGAAGTTTAACAGGTGCTCAAGTTGACCTTGTCCTCAGCTGTGTAGACAATTACGCAGCCAGAGTAACTATTAATAAAGCCTGTTGTAAAGCTGACCAGGTTTGGATGAACTCGGGCGTATCTGAAAACGCTACGAGTGGCCAAATCCAAACCTGTGTACCAGGCGTTACAGCCTGCTTCCTCTGTGCTCCACCGTATATTGTTGCCACTAAAGGTGATGAAAGTAAGATTAAGAGAGCTGACGTTTGTACTGCGAGTCTTCCAACTACGATGGGTGTAGTCGCAGGTTTACTTGCACATAACGCAttgaaatatttgttaaagtTTGGTGAAGTTACCAAGTTTCTCTCCTACAACTCACTTCAGGATTTTTTCCCTACTTACTCACTCTCGTACACACCGGACTGCTCTGAGAAGTACTGCGTCCAGAGACAGAAGGAGAAGATTCATCTCGTAAACTATAACAACGAGTTGAATCAGTTAAATGAGTGTAAAAACTGTGAGGAAACTAAGGGAGAAGTTGTTCATCAGGATAACGAATTTGAGATTCAAGTTTTGGACGCAAAGTCCTTTGAGGAAGTTGAACCTACAACCGCCGAACCAGCCTCTAATCATGTTACTAATAAACTTTCATTAACCGAGTTGAGGAAACAACTCTTGTGCGCATCTGTCAGCAAAAACacataa